One window from the genome of Pseudoalteromonas sp. '520P1 No. 423' encodes:
- a CDS encoding serine hydrolase, protein MKIITLCIFFGLLLVNSNATSSSLTKGNIQATEKSEQQRLAEFDQWIDSLYVEKEISGTFLYARNGKVLYSKAVGKLHPHKNTPITIDSSFNLASVSKQFTAFGIMLLKYQGKLKYDDNVQNILKEFPYPNITVRQLLNHTSGLIDYEELSDIYWDKQAFTNQDMLNLFSIHKPKLDFAPNTKFEYSNTGYVILAAIIERLSNQSLEDFSYQNIFQPLNMSNTRVFTILSKQTEFPSRVFGQDKGELLDLYKIEGVTGDGSVYSTVGDLLKWHRALLNNTLLPESEKQEALRHSSLVDGSTYNYNFGWIVDSKSPHKMTHDGSWVGFRTFLTRNDKDDEILVFLTNNLYGVQFQELLKRFFSSVDADIVYATGDFTLCGKNSTSSKCN, encoded by the coding sequence GTGAAAATAATTACATTGTGCATTTTTTTTGGATTACTTCTAGTGAATTCGAATGCGACTTCATCTTCACTCACAAAGGGAAATATACAAGCAACTGAAAAAAGTGAACAACAGAGGTTAGCAGAATTTGATCAATGGATTGATAGCCTATATGTGGAAAAAGAAATCAGTGGAACCTTTCTTTATGCTCGTAATGGCAAAGTACTATATAGCAAAGCTGTTGGTAAACTTCATCCACATAAAAACACACCAATAACAATCGATTCATCTTTCAATCTTGCCTCAGTCTCAAAGCAATTTACAGCCTTTGGGATCATGCTACTCAAATATCAAGGTAAATTAAAATATGACGACAATGTGCAAAATATTTTAAAAGAATTTCCTTATCCAAATATTACTGTACGTCAGTTACTTAATCACACATCTGGATTAATAGATTATGAAGAACTGTCCGATATTTATTGGGATAAGCAAGCTTTTACAAATCAAGATATGCTGAATTTGTTCAGTATTCATAAGCCTAAATTGGATTTCGCTCCTAATACTAAATTTGAATACAGTAATACTGGATATGTCATACTTGCCGCCATTATAGAAAGATTATCTAATCAGTCATTGGAAGATTTTTCATATCAGAATATTTTTCAACCACTTAATATGTCAAATACCCGCGTCTTTACCATTTTGTCTAAACAAACAGAGTTTCCGTCTAGAGTTTTTGGCCAAGATAAGGGAGAACTACTTGATTTGTATAAAATTGAAGGTGTGACAGGTGATGGTTCTGTTTATTCCACTGTTGGCGACCTTTTGAAATGGCATAGGGCACTACTGAATAATACATTGCTACCAGAATCAGAAAAACAAGAAGCATTAAGGCATTCCTCGCTGGTTGACGGCTCAACCTATAATTATAATTTTGGTTGGATTGTTGATAGTAAATCGCCTCATAAAATGACTCATGATGGTAGTTGGGTTGGGTTTAGAACTTTTTTGACTCGAAATGATAAAGATGACGAAATATTAGTATTTCTGACAAACAATCTTTATGGGGTTCAATTTCAAGAACTTCTTAAGAGATTTTTTTCATCAGTTGATGCAGATATTGTTTACGCAACAGGTGATTTTACTCTTTGTGGAAAGAACTCAACTTCCTCAAAATGCAATTAA
- a CDS encoding class I SAM-dependent methyltransferase, translated as MKRTFTKHWNDYELIDAGNQKKLERWGDIITIRPDMNAYFKAVLSEKEWLDSAHFEFVESSKSAGTWKALKADAPTKWAIQFKQLTLNIELTKFKHVGIFPEQRVNWDFIADNLNDGDRFLNLFAYTGAASIAARSKGADVFHCDSVKQVISWGNENMQSSGLSDIHWIHEDALKFAQREIKRGKKYNGIVMDPPAFGIGAKKERWKIENKFPELLAAALELKEPGGFIVINTYSPRLDEEKIRKATKALVANEQVEVTTLSMKTTTGKILEYGLRTIISG; from the coding sequence ATGAAAAGAACTTTTACCAAGCATTGGAATGATTACGAACTTATTGATGCTGGCAACCAAAAAAAGCTAGAACGCTGGGGTGACATTATCACCATTCGTCCTGATATGAATGCTTATTTTAAAGCAGTATTAAGTGAAAAAGAATGGTTAGATAGCGCACACTTTGAGTTTGTAGAAAGTTCAAAAAGCGCTGGAACTTGGAAAGCCTTAAAAGCAGATGCACCTACTAAGTGGGCGATTCAATTTAAGCAGCTAACACTTAATATAGAGCTGACTAAATTCAAGCACGTAGGTATATTCCCAGAACAAAGAGTTAACTGGGATTTCATCGCAGATAACTTAAATGATGGCGATCGTTTCTTAAATTTATTTGCTTATACTGGTGCAGCCTCAATTGCTGCCCGTTCTAAAGGCGCTGATGTTTTTCACTGTGATTCTGTAAAGCAGGTGATCTCTTGGGGCAATGAGAATATGCAGTCATCAGGTTTATCTGATATTCATTGGATACATGAAGATGCACTTAAATTTGCACAACGTGAAATTAAACGCGGTAAGAAATATAACGGTATCGTAATGGATCCACCAGCGTTTGGCATAGGCGCTAAAAAAGAGCGTTGGAAAATAGAAAATAAATTTCCTGAACTATTAGCTGCTGCTTTAGAGCTAAAAGAACCAGGCGGCTTTATTGTGATCAATACTTACTCACCTAGATTAGACGAAGAAAAAATTCGTAAAGCCACTAAAGCGCTTGTTGCCAATGAACAAGTAGAAGTAACCACCTTAAGCATGAAAACCACAACAGGTAAGATTTTAGAATATGGTTTAAGAACGATAATTTCAGGTTAG
- a CDS encoding AraC family transcriptional regulator, which produces MSIKKDNKFLHQVAIEQVINMFDLLPGVLFWIKDENHHFIHANQAFIEHQEVKRLSQIVGKSDFDFSPAHVAKQFMRDDDKIISGQIVTDRLEVNMTQTGDTAWYVTSKRPLLSKTGDIIGSYGITRHLQKQAMALSGFEAIKAPVDYIRAHYPNQFSIEQLANVAHLSISALERRFKKYLSKTPKQFINEVRLENARRLLIESNMPISQVGDKVGFTDHSYFSKQFRLLFGELPSEFRKNHHKPI; this is translated from the coding sequence ATGAGTATTAAAAAAGATAACAAGTTTCTTCACCAAGTTGCCATAGAGCAAGTTATCAATATGTTTGATTTATTACCTGGAGTATTGTTTTGGATTAAAGATGAAAATCATCACTTCATTCATGCTAATCAAGCCTTTATAGAGCACCAAGAAGTAAAAAGGTTGTCTCAGATTGTAGGTAAAAGTGACTTTGATTTTTCACCCGCCCATGTAGCCAAACAATTTATGCGCGATGATGACAAAATCATTTCAGGGCAAATCGTGACCGATAGGTTAGAAGTAAATATGACACAGACAGGCGATACAGCTTGGTATGTCACGTCAAAAAGACCACTATTGAGTAAAACAGGTGACATCATAGGTTCTTATGGCATTACACGACATTTGCAAAAACAAGCTATGGCGCTATCTGGCTTTGAAGCAATAAAAGCGCCTGTTGATTATATTCGAGCGCATTACCCTAATCAGTTTTCTATTGAGCAGCTTGCCAATGTTGCGCATTTATCAATTAGTGCATTAGAGCGACGCTTTAAAAAGTATTTAAGTAAAACGCCAAAACAGTTTATAAACGAAGTTCGTCTTGAAAACGCACGCCGCTTATTAATAGAAAGCAATATGCCCATCTCTCAAGTAGGTGATAAAGTCGGTTTTACCGATCACAGTTACTTTAGTAAACAGTTTCGACTGTTATTTGGCGAGTTGCCCTCAGAGTTTAGAAAAAACCACCACAAGCCAATATAA
- a CDS encoding Gfo/Idh/MocA family protein, which translates to MKKIRMGMVGGGQGAFIGAVHRIAAFLDGDIELVCGAFSSDHQRSIESGKSLYLPEQRCYATYQEMLLSEAQLPAQERMEFVVIVTPNHLHFPIAKMALELGFHVMSDKPATISLNEALELKTIIENNDALYGLTHTYTGYPLIKQARHLVAQGDLGNITKVVVEYSQGWLASKEDESSKQASWRLDKTKSGISCCMGDIGVHAANLLEYVSGITVTDLCADLTSTINGRTLDDDGTVLLKFSNGAKGVLLASQIALGDENNLRLRVYGDKKSIEWSQLEPNTLWLKSSNEPTQMIRAGVGQMCDAAHQALRTPAGHPEGYLEAFGNIYSNFVKQIRAKKANLVCDNQLFDVPGIDEAIRGMAFIENVVTASQSNEKWQPFKIEQNLILESH; encoded by the coding sequence ATGAAAAAAATTAGAATGGGTATGGTTGGCGGTGGTCAAGGTGCATTTATTGGCGCAGTGCATCGTATTGCTGCATTTTTAGATGGTGATATTGAATTAGTGTGTGGTGCATTTAGTTCTGACCATCAACGTAGCATAGAATCAGGTAAATCATTGTATTTACCCGAGCAACGTTGTTATGCCACATATCAAGAAATGTTACTAAGTGAAGCGCAATTACCTGCCCAAGAGCGTATGGAATTTGTGGTAATAGTGACACCTAACCATTTGCACTTTCCGATTGCCAAAATGGCGTTAGAGCTGGGCTTTCATGTTATGTCTGATAAACCGGCCACCATCAGCTTAAATGAAGCGCTAGAATTAAAAACGATTATTGAGAACAATGATGCGCTTTATGGATTAACTCACACCTACACCGGATATCCATTAATTAAACAAGCCCGCCACTTAGTAGCACAAGGTGACTTAGGAAATATCACTAAAGTTGTGGTTGAGTACAGTCAGGGCTGGTTAGCATCAAAAGAAGATGAATCAAGCAAACAAGCAAGCTGGCGTTTAGATAAGACCAAGTCAGGGATCAGCTGTTGCATGGGAGATATTGGCGTACATGCGGCCAATTTACTGGAATATGTATCGGGCATTACTGTAACTGATCTGTGCGCAGATTTAACGTCAACAATTAATGGCCGCACATTAGATGATGATGGCACGGTATTACTTAAGTTTTCAAATGGTGCCAAAGGTGTGTTATTAGCTAGTCAAATCGCTTTAGGTGATGAAAACAACCTGAGATTAAGAGTATATGGCGACAAAAAAAGCATTGAATGGTCGCAGTTAGAACCTAATACACTTTGGCTTAAGTCGAGTAATGAACCTACTCAAATGATCCGTGCTGGCGTTGGCCAAATGTGTGATGCAGCACATCAAGCGTTGCGGACTCCGGCTGGTCATCCCGAAGGTTATCTTGAAGCATTTGGTAATATTTATTCTAATTTTGTGAAACAGATTAGAGCTAAAAAAGCCAACCTTGTTTGTGATAATCAGCTATTTGATGTGCCAGGAATAGATGAAGCGATTCGTGGTATGGCATTTATAGAAAATGTCGTTACTGCAAGTCAGTCCAATGAAAAATGGCAGCCATTTAAAATAGAACAAAACTTGATTTTGGAGAGCCACTAA
- a CDS encoding sugar phosphate isomerase/epimerase produces MSQIKGPGIFLAQFCQDDAPFNSLKNICQWSADLGYKAVQIPTWDKRLFDLELAHKSDTYCDEIKGIVTDAGMSISELSTHLQGQLVAVNPAYDQQFDAFAPDEVKNNSKARTQWAIDQVSMAAKVSQTLGLNAHASFSGALLWHTAYPWPQRPAGLVEDGFKELAKRWLPILNKFEDAGVDLCYELHPGEDLHDGVTFERFLAATDNHSRAKILYDPSHFVLQQLDYLSFIDIYHEHIKAFHVKDAEFRSNGRSGVYGGYQDWQERPGRFRSLGDGQIDFKQIFSKLTQYGYNGWAVLEWECCLKDSTDGAKEGAPFITQHLIKTPEYAFDDFAASDIDESLNRRILGL; encoded by the coding sequence ATGTCGCAAATTAAAGGGCCGGGTATTTTTTTAGCGCAGTTTTGTCAAGACGACGCGCCATTTAATAGCTTAAAAAACATTTGCCAATGGTCGGCAGATTTAGGTTATAAAGCAGTTCAAATTCCAACATGGGATAAACGTTTATTTGATTTAGAACTTGCTCATAAAAGTGACACTTATTGTGACGAGATAAAGGGCATAGTGACTGATGCAGGTATGAGTATTAGTGAGTTATCTACACACTTGCAAGGCCAGTTGGTTGCAGTGAATCCGGCTTATGATCAACAGTTTGATGCCTTTGCACCTGATGAAGTTAAAAATAATAGTAAAGCCAGAACACAGTGGGCAATTGACCAAGTTTCTATGGCTGCAAAAGTGAGCCAAACTTTAGGTTTAAATGCTCATGCTAGTTTTTCAGGTGCCTTGTTATGGCATACAGCTTATCCATGGCCACAACGTCCTGCGGGCTTAGTTGAAGACGGCTTTAAAGAATTAGCTAAAAGATGGCTACCTATACTTAATAAGTTTGAAGATGCAGGTGTTGATCTGTGTTATGAGTTACACCCAGGTGAGGATTTACATGATGGTGTGACGTTTGAACGCTTTTTAGCAGCAACAGATAACCATAGTAGAGCCAAAATCCTATATGATCCGAGCCACTTTGTGCTGCAACAACTTGATTACCTTAGTTTTATCGATATTTATCATGAGCATATTAAAGCCTTTCATGTAAAAGATGCTGAGTTTAGATCTAATGGGCGCAGTGGCGTTTATGGTGGATATCAAGATTGGCAAGAACGTCCCGGACGGTTTAGATCTCTTGGAGATGGCCAAATAGATTTCAAACAAATCTTTAGCAAATTAACCCAATATGGTTATAACGGTTGGGCTGTGCTTGAGTGGGAGTGCTGTTTAAAAGATTCAACTGATGGTGCAAAAGAAGGTGCACCTTTCATTACACAGCATTTAATAAAAACACCAGAATATGCATTTGATGACTTTGCAGCAAGTGACATTGATGAGTCTTTAAATCGCCGTATTTTAGGCCTCTAG
- a CDS encoding sugar MFS transporter, with translation MLDKNNKNRLYIASCLALTVTAMTFAIRAGILGQLSQDFALSDTQLGWINAMAFLGFPVATMLGGLLYNTFGAKNLVIIAFIGHLVGLTLTISADGFWLLLISSFCIGFANGAVEAACNPLIADMYPNQKTTMLNRFHVWFPGGIVIGALISKAMTDMSFGWQSQIAVMLVPTVIYGYLILNQKFPETEAIQTSTVENIKGLFSPLFLFMAFCMTLTATSELGTQQWIERILGASGASPMLIMAMITGVMAVGRYFAGPIVHRLNAYGVLLYSAIVTTLGIYLMSTATGSMVYLSALIFALGVTYFWPTMIGFVAENIPQTGALGMSIMGGAGMFAVSIWNPIIGNWIDQARQQAKAVSTEPELIELAAGQATLQNLSIFPLVLIFAFTGLALYMRKQQAKPMCEKVS, from the coding sequence ATGTTAGATAAAAATAATAAAAACCGTTTATACATAGCAAGTTGCTTAGCACTCACAGTAACTGCCATGACATTTGCTATTCGAGCAGGCATTTTAGGTCAGCTTAGCCAAGATTTTGCTTTAAGTGATACACAACTTGGTTGGATTAACGCGATGGCATTTTTGGGTTTTCCAGTAGCAACTATGCTGGGAGGCTTACTTTACAATACGTTTGGCGCTAAAAATTTAGTTATTATTGCTTTTATTGGGCACCTTGTTGGCTTAACGCTCACTATATCAGCTGATGGATTTTGGTTATTACTTATCTCTAGCTTTTGCATTGGTTTTGCTAACGGTGCAGTTGAAGCCGCATGTAATCCACTGATTGCAGATATGTATCCTAATCAAAAAACGACGATGTTAAACCGTTTTCATGTGTGGTTTCCGGGTGGCATAGTGATAGGTGCACTTATTTCTAAAGCCATGACAGATATGAGTTTTGGCTGGCAGTCTCAAATTGCAGTGATGTTAGTACCAACTGTGATATATGGTTATCTGATTTTAAATCAAAAATTCCCTGAAACCGAAGCTATTCAAACATCTACCGTTGAAAATATTAAAGGCTTATTCTCCCCGCTATTTTTATTTATGGCATTTTGCATGACCTTAACAGCAACAAGTGAGCTAGGCACGCAGCAATGGATAGAGCGAATTTTAGGGGCGTCGGGCGCTTCACCTATGTTGATTATGGCGATGATCACAGGTGTTATGGCTGTTGGGCGTTACTTTGCTGGCCCTATCGTGCATAGGTTAAACGCTTATGGTGTGTTGCTTTACTCTGCGATAGTTACAACCTTAGGCATTTATTTAATGAGTACGGCAACTGGCAGCATGGTGTATTTAAGTGCCTTAATATTTGCATTAGGCGTGACTTACTTTTGGCCAACTATGATTGGATTTGTAGCAGAAAATATTCCGCAAACGGGTGCTTTAGGTATGTCGATTATGGGCGGCGCAGGTATGTTTGCAGTGAGTATTTGGAATCCTATTATTGGCAACTGGATAGATCAAGCAAGACAACAAGCGAAAGCTGTGAGCACTGAACCTGAATTAATCGAATTGGCTGCAGGGCAGGCCACTTTACAAAATTTAAGCATTTTTCCACTGGTACTTATTTTTGCTTTTACAGGGCTGGCGCTTTATATGCGAAAACAGCAAGCAAAACCTATGTGCGAAAAAGTCTCTTAG
- a CDS encoding DUF1080 domain-containing protein, translating to MKTIHSRWIPTSWLKLVSGFLLSTLAMVSTAADNQLSTKEQAQEWQLLFNGKDMSQWRNFKKPGVNSKWVIAQDAMHLSAGGGGDLMTQKQYKNFELKLDWKIALAGNSGIFILADELGKHIYSHAVEVQILDNERHSDNKIDSHLSGSIYDIAASPKAAHKEAGQWNSVYIRINNDVLTVKQNGIKTVDILVGGKQWNDLVGKSKFKTWQGFAKAQKGHIGLQDHSDPVWFKNIKIRELN from the coding sequence ATGAAAACAATACACAGTAGATGGATCCCAACATCTTGGTTAAAGCTTGTTAGTGGATTTTTATTATCTACGTTAGCAATGGTAAGTACCGCAGCTGATAATCAGCTTTCAACTAAAGAGCAGGCGCAGGAATGGCAATTGCTTTTTAATGGTAAAGATATGTCTCAATGGCGTAACTTTAAAAAACCAGGTGTTAATTCAAAATGGGTGATAGCGCAAGATGCGATGCATTTATCTGCTGGCGGTGGTGGCGACTTGATGACCCAAAAACAATATAAAAACTTTGAACTGAAATTAGATTGGAAAATAGCACTAGCAGGTAACAGTGGTATTTTTATACTGGCTGATGAACTGGGTAAACATATTTATTCTCATGCGGTTGAAGTACAAATTTTAGATAATGAAAGGCATTCAGATAACAAAATTGATTCGCACTTATCTGGCTCTATTTATGATATCGCCGCTTCGCCAAAAGCTGCTCATAAAGAAGCTGGCCAGTGGAATAGTGTATATATTCGTATTAACAATGATGTATTAACGGTTAAGCAAAATGGCATTAAAACTGTTGATATTCTAGTTGGTGGCAAGCAATGGAATGACTTAGTTGGTAAGAGTAAATTTAAAACATGGCAAGGTTTTGCAAAAGCACAAAAAGGCCATATAGGTTTACAAGATCATAGCGACCCTGTGTGGTTCAAAAATATCAAAATCAGGGAGCTTAACTAA
- a CDS encoding GMC family oxidoreductase, protein MSELNYDVIVVGSGAGGAMAAYTLTKLGHKVLMLEAGRDYDPKTETPMFNTNGDAPLMGSGNVDKDFGFYDATVDGGWTVPDEPYTTGPDSEFLWWRARMLGGRTNHWGRYSLRFSKHDFKGFTRDGLGADWPFEYDDISPWYDKTEELVGICGTNTGLDDMPDSPEGILQPPPKPRIPELLVSAAAKKLGIPTAPMHRAVLTRPKDDRQACFYATSCIRGCSIGAAFQTTTSLLPMAKATGRLTIITDAMVKAVNVDDKGKVNAITYIDKKTKQTHKLDAKVIILAASACESARILLNSKSERHPQGLANSSGHVGKNIMDSTGVSFGAHIPSLEGRPKYNEDGHTANHLFIPWWGHKKQENKELDFPRGYHFEIGSGFRAPGSWVGGDLDGYGKPLKDIAKQAYGTYVGLALRGEMLPNAGSYMEIDEEVKDKWGIPVVKFHWKWSEHELKQVEHGLKTAKKILETMGASFTKPLPKAQDAILKGGQIIHEVGSTRMGANPKESVTNQWGQTWDCDNVFVMDGGVFASNPHKNCTLTIMTLAMRNSTWLSKQLVNGVL, encoded by the coding sequence ATGAGTGAATTAAACTACGACGTGATAGTTGTTGGCTCTGGTGCTGGTGGTGCCATGGCAGCTTATACGCTTACTAAGTTAGGCCATAAAGTATTAATGTTAGAGGCAGGTCGAGATTACGATCCTAAAACCGAAACCCCGATGTTTAATACCAATGGTGATGCACCATTAATGGGTTCTGGTAATGTAGATAAAGACTTCGGTTTTTATGATGCCACAGTAGATGGTGGTTGGACTGTACCTGATGAACCCTATACAACAGGGCCTGATAGCGAGTTTTTATGGTGGCGTGCACGTATGTTAGGCGGGCGTACAAATCATTGGGGTCGTTATTCTTTACGTTTTAGTAAGCACGACTTTAAGGGTTTTACCCGTGATGGCTTAGGCGCCGACTGGCCGTTTGAATATGACGATATATCACCTTGGTACGATAAAACCGAAGAGCTAGTTGGCATTTGTGGTACCAACACGGGTTTAGATGATATGCCAGATTCTCCAGAAGGTATATTACAACCACCACCAAAACCACGTATTCCTGAGTTGCTGGTATCTGCAGCGGCTAAAAAATTAGGCATACCAACAGCACCTATGCATAGAGCGGTATTAACACGACCTAAAGATGATCGCCAAGCGTGTTTTTATGCGACTTCTTGTATTCGAGGTTGTTCTATTGGTGCAGCATTTCAAACAACCACCTCTTTACTGCCTATGGCAAAAGCGACGGGTCGTTTAACGATAATTACTGATGCTATGGTGAAAGCGGTTAATGTAGATGATAAAGGCAAAGTAAACGCCATTACTTACATAGATAAAAAAACGAAACAAACCCATAAGCTAGACGCTAAAGTGATTATTTTAGCGGCTAGTGCATGTGAATCAGCACGTATATTATTAAACTCTAAAAGTGAGCGCCATCCTCAGGGGTTAGCGAATTCGAGTGGCCATGTTGGTAAAAATATTATGGATTCAACAGGTGTGAGCTTTGGTGCCCATATCCCATCACTTGAAGGCAGACCTAAATACAATGAAGACGGACATACCGCTAATCACTTGTTTATTCCTTGGTGGGGTCATAAAAAGCAGGAAAATAAAGAGTTAGATTTCCCCCGTGGTTATCACTTTGAAATCGGCTCAGGCTTTCGTGCACCAGGATCATGGGTAGGTGGAGATTTAGATGGTTATGGTAAACCACTAAAAGATATCGCTAAACAAGCCTATGGTACTTATGTTGGATTAGCATTACGTGGTGAAATGCTGCCAAATGCAGGCTCTTATATGGAAATTGATGAAGAAGTGAAAGATAAATGGGGTATTCCAGTGGTTAAGTTTCACTGGAAGTGGTCTGAGCATGAACTTAAACAAGTTGAGCATGGCCTAAAAACCGCCAAGAAAATACTCGAAACTATGGGTGCAAGCTTTACTAAGCCATTACCAAAAGCACAAGATGCCATTCTTAAAGGTGGGCAAATCATTCACGAAGTAGGTAGTACGCGTATGGGTGCTAATCCAAAAGAGTCTGTCACCAATCAATGGGGACAAACATGGGATTGCGATAATGTATTTGTTATGGATGGTGGCGTATTTGCTTCTAATCCACATAAAAACTGTACTTTAACCATTATGACTTTAGCTATGCGTAATTCGACTTGGTTATCTAAGCAATTAGTGAATGGGGTTTTATAA
- a CDS encoding gluconate 2-dehydrogenase subunit 3 family protein — protein sequence MNILKTNYSSENPYQSGLTRRDALKWMGALSLGAALPAISGSKTTIATKSKGNWPQLKLPAITAKGYGKDPILLTPNQQFWPLSLTTAQLTLVAVISDIIVPSEGVVPSATQVKVPDVIDEWVSAPYERQQADRIEILNLLAWFDDESARRFNRLFVDISAAKQLMIIDDIAFKKAKLVDEFIHAANAFSRLRQLVLAAFFCSPEGTKDIGYLGNRPVAGDYPGPTKEAMNHLDQILDELGLSL from the coding sequence ATGAACATTTTAAAAACCAATTACTCTAGTGAAAATCCATATCAAAGCGGTTTAACACGTAGAGATGCTTTAAAGTGGATGGGTGCTTTATCTCTTGGTGCTGCATTGCCAGCTATTTCAGGAAGTAAAACAACAATTGCGACTAAAAGCAAAGGGAATTGGCCACAGCTTAAATTGCCAGCTATTACGGCTAAAGGGTACGGCAAAGATCCGATATTATTAACTCCTAACCAACAATTTTGGCCACTAAGTCTAACTACTGCACAATTAACTTTAGTGGCTGTTATATCAGATATCATTGTGCCAAGCGAAGGTGTAGTGCCTTCTGCCACACAAGTAAAAGTACCTGATGTAATAGATGAATGGGTCAGTGCTCCTTATGAAAGACAACAAGCTGATAGAATCGAAATATTAAATTTACTGGCTTGGTTTGATGATGAATCAGCAAGGCGTTTTAATCGTTTATTTGTTGATATCAGTGCAGCAAAACAACTTATGATTATTGATGATATTGCCTTTAAAAAAGCAAAATTAGTGGATGAGTTTATACATGCTGCCAATGCATTTTCTCGATTACGCCAATTAGTATTAGCTGCATTTTTCTGTAGTCCAGAAGGCACTAAAGATATTGGTTATTTGGGTAATAGACCTGTCGCAGGCGACTACCCAGGACCAACAAAAGAAGCCATGAATCATTTAGATCAAATATTAGATGAATTAGGTTTATCTTTATAG
- a CDS encoding plastocyanin/azurin family copper-binding protein: MKFLKITTICLFLFTVTANAKEHEVKMLTSGENGETMVFEPAFIKIEKGDSINFVPSDPSHNAQSMSTTSDKLAFNTPMGKTAKVTFNDEGVVLYKCLPHFALGMVGVIQVGNYNDTSSVLSDWNAVKAGVVMNKERMNKYLGSVK; this comes from the coding sequence ATGAAATTTTTGAAAATTACGACCATTTGTTTATTCCTTTTTACTGTAACAGCGAATGCTAAAGAGCATGAAGTGAAAATGCTGACTTCAGGAGAAAATGGAGAAACTATGGTATTTGAGCCTGCTTTCATAAAAATAGAGAAAGGTGATTCCATTAACTTTGTACCTTCAGATCCATCCCATAATGCACAATCCATGTCTACCACTTCAGATAAGTTAGCTTTCAATACTCCTATGGGTAAAACAGCTAAAGTAACCTTTAATGATGAGGGTGTTGTTTTATACAAGTGTTTACCGCATTTTGCCTTGGGTATGGTTGGTGTGATACAAGTTGGTAATTACAATGATACCTCTTCTGTTCTCTCAGACTGGAACGCTGTAAAAGCGGGAGTTGTAATGAATAAGGAACGAATGAACAAATACCTAGGTAGTGTTAAGTAA